A genomic stretch from Shewanella woodyi ATCC 51908 includes:
- a CDS encoding NAD(P)/FAD-dependent oxidoreductase: MINTKYDVVILGGGPAGLAAAIAIRTKTNASVLLVDRQNKGEVRVGENCPPETVLLLKQLGVAKEFYRGGHQTCPGYASVWGRDTPGYNDFIVNPQGPAWRLNRQAFDKMLADRAELCGAQISWSTRFIDAQKHSDESEGFILRLVKKSEDKECNVQARFVIDATGSTASFAGKLDINKSVDDELFATVRFSTLAHGRGSKQIQLEAFEHGWCYHALLPAEKVVSMVVTEKKHLATLREAEFQGFNDLLQSTTLIGPSLAKLDLEQSTYHTYCIRSGVLPAAEGCNWMAIGDAVASFDPIAAQGIYKGLSHGLQAGEKVLSWFENRENSQLRFSQQVKSQYGDYQRNRSHVYHLENRWSNAHFWLNRQHLPL; the protein is encoded by the coding sequence ATGATAAATACAAAATATGATGTGGTTATCTTGGGAGGTGGCCCCGCTGGTTTGGCGGCGGCCATCGCTATTCGAACTAAGACTAATGCATCGGTCCTGCTGGTAGATAGGCAGAATAAAGGGGAAGTTAGAGTCGGTGAAAACTGTCCTCCTGAGACTGTGCTGCTATTAAAACAGCTAGGGGTTGCTAAGGAGTTTTATCGTGGTGGCCATCAGACTTGTCCTGGGTACGCCTCGGTTTGGGGGCGTGATACACCTGGCTATAATGATTTTATTGTCAATCCTCAGGGACCGGCTTGGCGCCTCAATCGTCAAGCTTTTGATAAAATGTTAGCCGATAGGGCTGAGTTATGTGGTGCTCAAATATCTTGGTCTACGCGCTTTATCGATGCGCAAAAACATAGTGATGAGTCGGAAGGATTCATTCTACGTTTAGTTAAAAAGTCGGAAGATAAAGAGTGTAATGTTCAGGCGAGGTTTGTTATCGATGCCACTGGGTCAACTGCCAGTTTTGCTGGGAAGTTGGATATTAATAAATCTGTCGATGATGAGCTTTTTGCCACCGTACGTTTTTCTACTTTAGCCCATGGTAGAGGCTCGAAACAGATCCAGTTAGAGGCCTTTGAGCACGGCTGGTGCTATCACGCACTCCTGCCAGCGGAAAAAGTGGTGAGCATGGTCGTGACCGAGAAAAAGCATCTCGCCACTCTTAGAGAAGCTGAGTTTCAGGGATTTAATGATCTACTGCAAAGCACCACGCTCATAGGGCCTAGCCTTGCCAAGCTGGATCTAGAGCAATCCACTTATCACACTTATTGTATTCGCTCTGGTGTTCTACCAGCAGCAGAGGGCTGTAATTGGATGGCGATTGGTGATGCGGTTGCGAGTTTTGATCCGATTGCGGCTCAGGGGATATATAAGGGGCTTAGTCACGGGCTGCAGGCAGGTGAAAAGGTGTTGAGCTGGTTTGAAAATAGGGAAAATAGCCAGTTAAGGTTTTCACAGCAGGTAAAGAGCCAGTATGGCGATTATCAACGTAATCGCAGCCATGTTTATCACCTTGAAAATCGCTGGAGTAATGCGCACTTTTGGCTTAACCGTCAGCATTTACCTTTATAG
- a CDS encoding LodA/GoxA family CTQ-dependent oxidase has product MNNIVFRVHPTVNFARFGTSEEYILSPETSAGLPQKESNVTGGLPIKEGTDNTPITSKDLRDEDGNLKKQAARFRIYAYEKQSEATYPDNNGLKDSKGADIEVTIGTKLPDGRTVTDLVWSSHLANKKAAVYNVVNNKGIKAYADGKVPQLRNPEVHGEIDDPSRLNVLMIDAGPRAIRASSNETASFSRCTKASCVKGCAQIEPLPNYPIRFPEDYNDELYEPNGPLNTLGEMLTDDQGRLLVLPSTGNAVGQYDEYGVPIQMTGDLNNVGWFDSAADGPVNVTLVFDDGSTEEAFGAWVVCGDPAYAPQIRNVVSVWDDVYDMFVRDLSLQDNLYCKKSGESEGSYKESYKPNFAEDIKPIFIACDLQRWTANLPPMALHAHSAVMNITEQNDPNETIMAALNFVRNPNKDETNIGAPLMPLSLGAAGTSFMTVTKTQYFMLEQWSKGQFTKGDESKLSAGERIDMASMANCLGGRYVPGIEVSYTIMDREIYIQDWKESGSGPFRIKHDAAVLGYNNLQKDIPYLTSGWIPLHDMRDGLQPGDISKFMATPWQTDYNSCSIHATAINTDGVNKSNGAESTLYWSWPAQRPDAVYVAEEVFNNVLPKQQWSIRGPGTYAINPAAAATFQDPLQSVNDWHKIGFIIQGSNVEIGTQKFSSELYLEVQSQLSRSGDATDPVPAWPFNANQPKAKRKCSHK; this is encoded by the coding sequence ATGAACAATATCGTATTTAGGGTACACCCAACCGTTAATTTTGCTCGCTTTGGTACCAGTGAGGAGTATATTCTTTCGCCCGAAACCAGTGCTGGACTGCCTCAAAAGGAGAGCAATGTAACCGGTGGTCTTCCTATTAAAGAGGGAACTGATAACACGCCTATCACCAGTAAAGATCTGCGTGATGAAGACGGTAACTTAAAGAAGCAAGCTGCCCGTTTTCGTATCTATGCCTACGAAAAACAGAGTGAGGCCACTTACCCCGATAACAACGGCCTTAAAGACAGTAAAGGGGCTGATATTGAGGTAACTATCGGTACCAAGTTACCTGATGGCCGCACAGTGACAGACCTAGTCTGGTCAAGTCACCTAGCCAATAAAAAGGCTGCGGTCTATAACGTGGTTAATAACAAGGGAATTAAGGCTTATGCCGATGGCAAAGTTCCGCAGTTGCGTAACCCTGAAGTGCATGGGGAGATAGATGACCCTTCACGACTTAATGTCTTGATGATTGATGCCGGACCAAGGGCTATTCGTGCCTCAAGCAATGAAACGGCCAGTTTTAGTCGCTGCACAAAAGCTTCGTGTGTCAAAGGCTGTGCCCAGATAGAGCCGCTACCTAATTATCCGATCCGCTTTCCTGAAGATTATAATGATGAGCTTTATGAGCCTAATGGTCCATTAAATACCTTAGGTGAGATGCTCACCGATGATCAGGGGCGTTTGCTGGTTTTGCCTAGTACAGGTAATGCAGTGGGCCAATATGATGAGTATGGTGTGCCGATACAGATGACTGGCGATCTTAATAATGTTGGCTGGTTTGATTCTGCCGCCGACGGTCCCGTTAATGTCACGCTTGTCTTTGATGATGGTAGCACCGAAGAGGCGTTCGGTGCCTGGGTAGTCTGTGGGGATCCCGCTTATGCGCCGCAGATACGTAATGTTGTCTCAGTGTGGGATGATGTTTATGACATGTTTGTGAGAGATTTAAGCTTACAAGATAACCTCTACTGCAAAAAAAGTGGTGAGTCAGAAGGCAGTTATAAAGAGAGTTACAAGCCAAACTTTGCCGAAGATATTAAACCTATTTTTATCGCCTGCGATCTGCAGCGTTGGACTGCTAACTTGCCACCTATGGCATTGCATGCTCACAGTGCTGTCATGAATATTACAGAGCAGAACGACCCAAATGAAACCATTATGGCGGCGCTCAATTTTGTGAGGAACCCCAATAAGGATGAAACAAATATAGGTGCCCCATTGATGCCTCTATCTTTAGGTGCCGCAGGGACGTCCTTTATGACGGTCACTAAAACTCAGTACTTTATGTTGGAGCAGTGGAGTAAAGGCCAGTTCACTAAAGGGGACGAGAGTAAGCTCTCTGCCGGTGAGCGAATTGATATGGCGTCAATGGCAAACTGTCTTGGTGGTCGCTACGTGCCGGGTATTGAGGTGAGCTATACCATTATGGATAGGGAGATCTATATTCAGGATTGGAAAGAGTCAGGTTCTGGACCATTTCGAATCAAACATGATGCTGCAGTATTAGGGTATAACAATCTACAGAAAGATATCCCCTATCTCACTAGTGGCTGGATCCCTCTGCACGACATGAGAGATGGGCTGCAACCAGGTGATATCTCTAAGTTCATGGCAACCCCTTGGCAGACGGATTACAACTCTTGCTCTATTCACGCCACAGCAATTAATACCGATGGGGTGAATAAAAGCAACGGCGCAGAATCGACCTTGTACTGGTCATGGCCTGCACAGCGTCCTGATGCGGTCTATGTTGCAGAGGAGGTGTTTAATAATGTACTGCCGAAACAGCAGTGGTCTATTCGAGGACCGGGAACCTACGCGATAAACCCTGCCGCGGCAGCCACCTTTCAAGATCCATTACAGTCAGTTAATGACTGGCATAAGATAGGCTTCATTATTCAGGGCTCTAACGTGGAGATAGGTACACAAAAGTTCTCTTCTGAGCTCTACCTTGAAGTGCAGAGCCAACTTAGCAGATCTGGTGATGCAACGGATCCGGTACCAGCATGGCCATTTAATGCTAATCAACCAAAAGCAAAGCGAAAGTGTTCACATAAATAG
- a CDS encoding ferritin-like domain-containing protein, translated as MKQEHLDWATAHFNTHLQGAVDLELWTIPYYMSAMYSIKDRSSDAYQLIRTVINQEMLHLQSAANIANAYGLSPKITPPTYEKNKIPHLNMSFNPSSITEPYMNHSFDIGPLDVERVNGMCLVELPDYGVTDEELILETIIDQYSSIGAFYRALSFGAKALKSDIKGGVRQVDAFSAFYRNMPNMTITESGELGINQVDLLIELITDQGEGQCKDGIEVPVVFQNTADDIEPEIDHFEKFRQIKESGKLPETYSVKDPCDYTEEDKKLEQILIQQFGELTKLLQALFNGDNPQNFFPVMAGVGAAITNCWKHGVTPKYSKTNQL; from the coding sequence ATGAAACAAGAACACTTAGATTGGGCTACAGCACACTTTAATACTCACTTACAAGGTGCTGTAGATTTAGAGCTTTGGACTATCCCCTATTACATGTCAGCCATGTACTCGATTAAAGATCGTAGCTCGGACGCATATCAGCTTATTAGAACTGTTATTAATCAAGAGATGTTGCACCTGCAGAGTGCAGCTAATATTGCTAACGCATATGGGTTGTCACCAAAAATTACACCTCCAACTTATGAAAAGAACAAAATTCCACACCTCAACATGAGCTTTAACCCTTCATCAATTACTGAGCCATATATGAACCATAGTTTTGATATTGGGCCACTTGATGTTGAGCGCGTTAATGGGATGTGCCTAGTGGAGTTGCCAGATTATGGGGTAACAGATGAGGAGCTGATTCTAGAGACGATAATTGATCAATACAGCAGTATTGGCGCATTTTATCGAGCGCTGAGTTTTGGAGCTAAGGCGTTAAAGAGTGACATAAAAGGCGGAGTAAGGCAGGTGGATGCCTTCTCTGCATTTTATCGCAACATGCCTAATATGACGATCACTGAGTCTGGAGAGTTAGGTATTAATCAAGTGGATCTGTTAATTGAGCTTATTACCGACCAAGGGGAGGGACAGTGTAAAGATGGCATAGAGGTACCGGTAGTATTTCAAAATACAGCCGACGACATAGAGCCTGAGATTGATCACTTTGAAAAGTTTAGGCAGATCAAAGAGAGCGGCAAACTCCCTGAAACCTATTCTGTTAAAGATCCCTGTGACTATACAGAGGAGGATAAAAAATTAGAGCAGATCCTTATTCAGCAATTTGGTGAATTAACCAAACTACTTCAAGCTCTGTTTAATGGTGATAATCCGCAAAACTTCTTCCCTGTAATGGCTGGCGTAGGTGCTGCTATTACTAACTGCTGGAAACATGGGGTCACACCTAAGTACAGCAAAACTAATCAACTTTAA
- a CDS encoding excalibur calcium-binding domain-containing protein → MERGTLVRWNDEKGFGFIKPETGNGKDVFIHISALKHMARKPVIGDGILFLTEQQTDGKIKAIKANIEGVAVIASTSRHQARTTHNSRSHNSKSHNRHSRQSKSSSVILIPLLAILALGIYGYKRFEALTAQSNTQTHSTNEPSQQPAAKIEWIQPKETFHCEAGKLHCSQMRSCTEAKFYNRNCPGTKMDGDGDGIPCEIQHCGY, encoded by the coding sequence ATGGAAAGGGGCACACTAGTTCGATGGAACGACGAGAAAGGCTTTGGCTTTATTAAGCCTGAAACAGGTAATGGTAAAGATGTATTTATCCATATCTCAGCTCTAAAGCACATGGCAAGAAAGCCCGTGATCGGGGATGGGATCCTGTTTTTAACTGAACAGCAAACTGATGGAAAAATAAAAGCTATCAAGGCCAACATCGAAGGCGTTGCAGTTATCGCCTCAACGTCCAGACACCAAGCCCGCACTACTCATAACAGTAGAAGTCACAACAGTAAGAGTCACAATAGACACAGCCGCCAATCCAAATCATCCAGTGTCATTCTAATACCACTACTTGCCATACTCGCACTCGGTATCTACGGCTATAAAAGATTTGAAGCGCTAACAGCTCAATCAAATACACAAACACATTCCACCAATGAACCTTCACAACAACCTGCAGCGAAAATAGAATGGATTCAGCCTAAAGAGACCTTCCACTGTGAAGCAGGAAAGCTACACTGCAGCCAAATGCGCTCATGCACCGAAGCAAAGTTCTACAACCGAAACTGCCCTGGCACAAAAATGGACGGTGATGGTGACGGCATCCCCTGCGAAATACAACATTGCGGGTATTAG
- a CDS encoding Bax inhibitor-1 family protein translates to MMESNVFERTSNGEQEISPSLYNFTIGAVLCWGFLVNWLMVGYISVESIQSINPWVFFIGYFASCFFGIYLFSKSSNPLVSFIGYNFVVVPFGLIINIVVSNYDPSLVLDAIMVTGLVTGIMMFLGTLFPAFFQKIVGVLTIALIAVIVVELFQIFVLGIHQGWIDWAVVIIFCGYIGYDWGRANQIPKTLDNAVDSAAALYMDIINLFLRILRIMGRK, encoded by the coding sequence ATGATGGAATCGAATGTCTTTGAACGTACCAGCAACGGAGAGCAGGAAATCAGCCCAAGCTTGTACAATTTTACGATAGGTGCAGTGCTGTGTTGGGGCTTTTTGGTTAACTGGCTGATGGTTGGGTATATTTCCGTTGAGTCAATTCAATCTATCAACCCCTGGGTGTTTTTTATTGGCTATTTTGCGAGTTGTTTCTTTGGGATTTACTTATTCAGCAAATCATCAAACCCATTGGTAAGTTTTATCGGTTACAACTTTGTTGTTGTTCCTTTTGGCTTGATTATCAATATCGTTGTCTCCAACTATGACCCATCGTTAGTTCTGGATGCGATTATGGTTACGGGTCTGGTTACAGGCATCATGATGTTCCTCGGAACACTGTTCCCGGCTTTCTTTCAAAAAATCGTCGGTGTATTAACCATTGCATTGATAGCTGTAATAGTGGTTGAGCTCTTTCAAATCTTCGTACTCGGTATTCATCAGGGATGGATAGACTGGGCGGTGGTTATCATATTCTGTGGTTACATTGGCTATGATTGGGGGCGAGCAAATCAGATACCCAAGACACTGGACAACGCAGTGGATAGCGCGGCAGCGCTTTACATGGATATCATTAACCTGTTTTTGAGAATACTCCGAATCATGGGGCGCAAATAG
- a CDS encoding transposase, with amino-acid sequence MPRPRRTQMSIEDTSWYHCCSRVARRAFLFGNDELTGKNYDYRRAWVESLLLKLGDIFAIDVAAYAVMSNHLHLVLQIDIELANRWTDREVVEQWHQLFNGTELTQRFAKGEVIEEYQVAKLKHLVAIYRSRLCDISWFMRCLNEPIARMANKEDKCTGRFWEGRFKSQALLDEAAVLACMAYVELNPIRAQMADTLESSDHTSIQLRVNAALKGEQSTQLLPFIGDERLNQPKGINFALKDYLELVDETGRIIRNDKRGSISANSTKILTQLNISSDNWIKLTSEFGELFHGPVGNTQELTSFCEHLQKRRRHFAKCCKYLEDG; translated from the coding sequence ATGCCCCGCCCCAGAAGAACACAAATGAGCATTGAAGACACGTCTTGGTACCATTGTTGCTCAAGAGTGGCACGCCGTGCCTTTCTATTTGGAAATGATGAGCTTACGGGAAAGAATTATGATTATAGACGTGCTTGGGTTGAGTCTCTGCTACTCAAATTAGGTGATATTTTTGCTATTGATGTAGCGGCTTATGCGGTGATGTCTAATCATCTTCATTTGGTATTACAGATAGATATAGAGTTAGCGAATCGTTGGACGGATAGAGAAGTAGTAGAACAGTGGCATCAACTGTTTAACGGTACCGAGTTGACTCAAAGGTTTGCTAAGGGTGAAGTGATAGAAGAGTATCAAGTGGCTAAGTTAAAACACCTTGTTGCCATTTACCGCTCACGCTTATGTGATATATCTTGGTTTATGAGGTGTCTTAATGAGCCAATTGCTCGTATGGCAAATAAGGAGGACAAGTGTACAGGCCGATTCTGGGAGGGAAGGTTTAAGAGTCAGGCTCTGCTTGATGAAGCGGCGGTGCTGGCCTGTATGGCTTATGTTGAGCTCAACCCTATTCGAGCTCAAATGGCTGATACGCTTGAGAGTTCAGACCACACGAGTATACAACTTAGAGTAAATGCTGCGTTGAAGGGTGAGCAATCCACTCAATTACTGCCCTTTATTGGGGATGAGCGGCTTAATCAACCTAAAGGCATCAATTTTGCCCTAAAAGACTACTTAGAGTTGGTAGATGAAACGGGTAGAATAATCCGTAATGATAAGCGAGGCTCTATCTCTGCTAACAGCACAAAGATACTGACGCAGTTGAATATTTCATCGGACAACTGGATAAAGCTCACCTCAGAGTTTGGTGAACTGTTTCACGGCCCTGTTGGGAACACGCAAGAATTAACATCTTTTTGTGAGCACCTTCAAAAGCGTCGACGACACTTTGCAAAGTGTTGCAAGTATCTTGAAGATGGTTAA
- a CDS encoding AAA family ATPase, producing the protein MIHLVSGPIGAGKTTYAKDLSIKESSILFSEDDWLSKLFVPDAPEGLLNQPMQIVGEWATEKYQRCRGQIWLVCQQLLDNGISIVLDGAAANETQRDAIRKKASDNNVNFQLHYITAPEDIRRKRVFDRNIVQGETYSLEVTLAMYEHTESYYEPPVGKELSEAIVIET; encoded by the coding sequence ATGATCCATTTAGTTTCCGGTCCAATCGGTGCCGGTAAAACAACATACGCAAAAGACCTTTCAATAAAAGAGAGTTCCATTCTATTCTCTGAAGATGATTGGCTCAGTAAATTATTCGTCCCCGACGCACCAGAGGGTTTGCTTAATCAACCAATGCAAATCGTAGGTGAATGGGCAACCGAGAAGTATCAACGATGTCGTGGCCAAATTTGGCTTGTATGCCAGCAACTACTTGATAACGGCATTAGCATAGTATTAGACGGGGCTGCTGCTAATGAAACGCAAAGAGATGCGATACGAAAGAAAGCATCTGACAATAACGTCAACTTCCAATTGCATTACATTACAGCACCGGAAGATATACGAAGAAAAAGAGTATTTGATCGAAACATAGTACAAGGTGAAACTTATTCGCTTGAGGTAACTCTGGCAATGTACGAACATACAGAATCCTATTATGAGCCGCCAGTAGGTAAAGAACTATCCGAGGCAATAGTTATTGAAACATAA
- a CDS encoding integron integrase, whose product MKASSPFLESVRQDIRLRGYSLRTEKAYLYWIKRYILFHNKAHPETLSADDVKSFLTWLATTQNVAVNTQKVALNSLVFLYHQYLKIELGDLGFTLATKQRTLPTVLSPKEIAQILSNMNGTAKFVIEMLYGSGMRVNECLRLRVQDINIENLSLTIRDGKGNKDRQTLLSRSCSHLLTAYIDSAIELQSSDNENGFGPSLPYSLGKKYPKAFQQPAWMFVFPSNNISEHPVTKMPCRHHRHDSTIRKALQNAVGMTNIMKKVNCHTFRHSFATHLLQTGTDIRTVQELLGHNDLNTTKIYTHVLGQHYAGTTSPMDDL is encoded by the coding sequence ATGAAAGCTTCGAGTCCATTTTTAGAGTCTGTCAGGCAAGATATTCGGTTGCGAGGTTATAGTCTGCGAACGGAGAAAGCCTATCTATATTGGATCAAGCGTTACATTTTATTTCACAATAAAGCCCATCCAGAAACGCTGTCTGCTGACGATGTTAAAAGCTTTTTGACTTGGTTGGCAACTACCCAAAATGTCGCTGTTAATACCCAGAAGGTTGCGCTTAACTCATTAGTTTTTTTATACCATCAATATCTCAAAATTGAGTTAGGAGATTTAGGTTTCACTTTAGCTACAAAACAGCGCACATTACCGACGGTTTTATCGCCAAAAGAGATTGCTCAAATTTTGTCAAATATGAATGGAACTGCAAAATTTGTTATAGAGATGCTTTATGGTAGCGGAATGAGAGTCAATGAGTGTTTAAGATTGAGAGTGCAAGATATCAATATCGAAAACCTCTCATTAACGATTCGAGATGGGAAGGGAAATAAGGACAGGCAGACCCTACTGAGCCGATCATGTTCTCATTTACTTACCGCCTATATTGATAGTGCTATAGAACTACAAAGTAGTGATAATGAAAATGGATTTGGCCCATCACTCCCATACTCGTTAGGAAAAAAGTACCCCAAGGCTTTCCAACAACCTGCTTGGATGTTTGTGTTTCCCTCAAACAACATCAGTGAACACCCTGTGACAAAAATGCCCTGTAGGCACCACCGCCATGACAGTACCATAAGAAAAGCACTTCAAAATGCAGTCGGAATGACCAACATAATGAAGAAAGTTAACTGTCATACATTTAGGCATTCGTTTGCAACACACCTTTTGCAAACAGGGACTGACATAAGAACCGTACAAGAGTTACTCGGGCATAACGATCTGAATACCACCAAGATATATACTCATGTTTTAGGGCAACACTATGCGGGAACAACTAGCCCGATGGATGATCTGTAA
- the groL gene encoding chaperonin GroEL (60 kDa chaperone family; promotes refolding of misfolded polypeptides especially under stressful conditions; forms two stacked rings of heptamers to form a barrel-shaped 14mer; ends can be capped by GroES; misfolded proteins enter the barrel where they are refolded when GroES binds): MAAKEVLFGNDARVKMLAGVNVLANAVKVTLGPKGRNVVLDKSFGAPLITKDGVSVAKEIELEDKFENMGAQMVKEVASKANDAAGDGTTTATVLAQAIVTEGLKAVAAGMNPMDLKRGIDKAVVAAVAELKNLSQECADTNAIAQVGTISANSDETIGEIIATAMEKVGKEGVITVEEGQALENELDVVEGMQFDRGYLSPYFINKPETGSVELESPFILLVDKKVSNIRELLPILEGLAKTGKPLLIVAEDVEGEALATLVVNNMRGIVKVAAVKAPGFGDRRKAMLQDIAILTGGTVIAEEIGLELEKATLEDLGTAKRVIITKDDTTIIDGTGEQDQIQARVAQIKVQAEESTSDYDKEKLQERMAKLAGGVAVIKVGAATEVEMKEKKARVEDALHATRAAVEEGVVAGGGVALVRVASKIADVEVINEDQKHGVVIALRAMEAPLRQIATNAGEESSVVANNVKNGSGNYGYNAGNDTYGDMLEMGILDPTKVTRSALQFAASIAGLMITTEAMVGEVPQEAAGAPDMGGMGGMGGMGGMGGMM; the protein is encoded by the coding sequence ATGGCAGCTAAAGAAGTATTATTTGGTAATGACGCTCGCGTAAAAATGCTTGCAGGCGTTAACGTACTAGCAAACGCAGTTAAAGTAACTCTAGGCCCAAAAGGTCGTAACGTAGTACTAGACAAGAGCTTCGGTGCTCCACTAATCACTAAAGATGGTGTTTCTGTTGCTAAAGAGATCGAACTTGAAGACAAGTTCGAGAACATGGGTGCACAGATGGTGAAAGAAGTTGCTTCTAAAGCCAACGATGCTGCTGGTGACGGCACCACTACCGCAACTGTACTTGCTCAAGCAATCGTTACCGAAGGCTTAAAAGCCGTTGCAGCTGGCATGAACCCAATGGATCTTAAGCGCGGTATTGACAAAGCAGTTGTTGCTGCTGTTGCCGAGCTTAAAAACCTATCTCAAGAGTGTGCAGACACTAATGCTATCGCTCAGGTTGGTACTATCTCAGCTAACTCAGATGAGACTATCGGCGAAATCATCGCAACAGCGATGGAGAAAGTGGGTAAAGAGGGCGTTATCACAGTTGAAGAAGGTCAAGCACTAGAGAACGAGCTAGACGTCGTTGAAGGTATGCAGTTTGATCGTGGTTACCTATCTCCATACTTCATCAACAAGCCTGAGACTGGCAGTGTTGAGCTAGAAAGCCCATTCATCCTACTTGTTGATAAGAAAGTATCAAACATCCGTGAATTGCTACCAATCCTTGAAGGTTTAGCTAAAACAGGTAAGCCACTGCTTATCGTTGCTGAAGACGTTGAAGGCGAAGCACTAGCAACACTGGTTGTGAACAACATGCGTGGTATCGTTAAAGTTGCCGCTGTTAAAGCTCCTGGTTTTGGCGATCGTCGCAAAGCGATGCTACAAGATATCGCTATCTTAACTGGCGGTACTGTTATCGCTGAAGAGATTGGCCTAGAGCTTGAAAAAGCGACCCTAGAAGACCTAGGTACAGCTAAGCGCGTTATCATCACTAAAGATGACACTACTATCATCGACGGTACTGGTGAGCAAGATCAGATCCAAGCACGTGTTGCACAGATTAAAGTACAAGCTGAAGAATCAACCTCTGATTATGACAAAGAGAAGCTTCAAGAGCGTATGGCTAAACTTGCAGGCGGCGTAGCCGTGATCAAAGTTGGCGCAGCGACTGAAGTTGAAATGAAAGAGAAGAAAGCTCGCGTAGAAGATGCACTACACGCGACACGCGCTGCTGTTGAAGAGGGCGTAGTTGCTGGTGGTGGTGTTGCACTAGTACGCGTAGCAAGCAAAATCGCTGACGTTGAAGTTATCAACGAAGATCAAAAGCACGGTGTGGTTATCGCACTGCGCGCGATGGAAGCGCCACTACGTCAAATCGCAACCAACGCAGGTGAAGAGAGTTCAGTTGTTGCTAACAACGTCAAGAACGGCTCTGGTAACTACGGTTATAACGCTGGTAACGACACATATGGTGACATGCTAGAGATGGGTATCCTAGACCCAACTAAAGTAACCCGTAGCGCGCTACAGTTCGCAGCGTCTATTGCAGGTTTGATGATCACTACCGAAGCAATGGTTGGTGAAGTACCACAAGAAGCTGCTGGTGCGCCTGATATGGGCGGCATGGGTGGAATGGGTGGTATGGGCGGAATGGGCGGCATGATGTAA
- a CDS encoding co-chaperone GroES, with translation MNIRPLHDRVIVKRSEVESKSAGGIVLTGSAAEQSTRGEVLAVGNGRILENGSVQPLDVKVGDMVIFNEGYGVKKEKIDGEEVLILSESDLMAVVS, from the coding sequence ATGAATATTCGTCCATTACATGACCGTGTCATAGTTAAGCGTTCAGAAGTTGAATCAAAGTCAGCCGGCGGCATCGTACTTACTGGTAGTGCGGCTGAGCAATCAACTCGCGGTGAAGTACTTGCAGTAGGCAATGGCCGAATTCTTGAAAATGGTAGTGTACAGCCACTAGACGTAAAAGTTGGCGACATGGTGATCTTCAATGAAGGTTACGGTGTGAAGAAAGAAAAAATTGATGGTGAAGAGGTTCTAATCCTTTCAGAATCTGACCTTATGGCTGTAGTGAGCTAA